The following coding sequences lie in one Pseudomonas syringae CC1557 genomic window:
- a CDS encoding MGMT family protein, protein MADPDLTLPYPDGQSPNEVRRAALYLTMAQIPEGKVVAYGQLAELAGLGRAARWVGRTLSQLPEGSALPWHRVLGAGGRISLPVGSASGDEQRARLRAEGVTIINNRVDMQRHGWRPL, encoded by the coding sequence GTGGCCGACCCGGACTTAACATTACCTTACCCCGATGGACAGTCACCCAACGAGGTACGACGTGCCGCTCTCTACCTGACGATGGCGCAAATACCGGAAGGCAAAGTGGTCGCCTACGGGCAACTGGCCGAGCTGGCTGGCCTTGGCCGCGCCGCGCGCTGGGTCGGGCGCACGCTGAGCCAGTTACCGGAGGGCTCCGCCCTGCCGTGGCATCGGGTTTTAGGGGCGGGCGGCCGCATCAGCCTGCCGGTGGGCAGCGCGTCAGGTGACGAACAGCGCGCACGCTTACGGGCCGAGGGCGTTACCATTATAAATAATCGGGTGGATATGCAGCGCCATGGCTGGCGTCCCCTATAG
- a CDS encoding AmpG family muropeptide MFS transporter has protein sequence MPRKTWRAALAAYASPSTLVLLLLGFAAGMPYMLVFSTLSVWLREAGVARETIGYASLIGLAYAFKWVWSPLLDQWRLPLLGKLGRRRSWLVLAQSLVILGLIGMGFCDPQKHLSWLIAIAVVVAFASATQDIAIDAYRLEIAQDTQQAALAASYMSGYRVAALLATAGALYFAEGFGSTGFAYKHSAWTGTYVLFGLLMLPALATTLIMREPPVPLRTQLSAARYGFTHQLASVFVLIVLLVSVPAMFTQLYNTDFASVLFNGTSWMDLLLEDRAFLRAILYTLLTFACLSSMGRRGLAPVLTPINDFIMRYRWQALLLLGLIATYRMSDTVMGVMANVFYIDQGFTKDQIASVSKIFGLVMTLLGAGAGGLLIVRFGIMPILFIGGFTSAATNILFLLLADMGPNVKMLILTISLDNLSSGLATSAFVAYLSSLTNLKFSATQYALLSSIMLLLPRLLGGYSGVVVEKFGYHNFFLITALLGIPTLVMIILQWNRELRTAKTEEPKEATSIDQP, from the coding sequence ATGCCCCGTAAAACCTGGCGCGCCGCGCTCGCCGCTTATGCCAGCCCGTCGACATTAGTATTACTGCTGCTCGGATTCGCTGCGGGCATGCCTTACATGCTGGTCTTTTCAACTTTATCCGTGTGGTTGCGCGAAGCCGGTGTCGCTCGTGAAACCATCGGCTATGCGAGCCTGATCGGTCTGGCCTACGCCTTTAAATGGGTGTGGTCGCCTTTGCTCGACCAATGGCGTCTGCCGCTGCTCGGTAAACTCGGGCGGCGTCGCTCCTGGCTGGTCCTTGCGCAGAGCCTGGTGATCCTGGGCCTGATCGGCATGGGCTTCTGCGATCCGCAAAAGCACCTATCGTGGTTGATCGCCATTGCCGTGGTGGTGGCCTTTGCGTCTGCGACCCAGGACATTGCCATTGATGCGTATCGCCTTGAAATCGCTCAGGACACCCAACAGGCTGCCCTCGCCGCCAGCTACATGTCCGGCTATCGAGTAGCGGCACTGCTGGCAACCGCGGGCGCCTTGTACTTCGCCGAGGGTTTCGGCTCGACCGGCTTTGCCTACAAGCACTCCGCATGGACCGGCACCTACGTGCTGTTCGGCCTGCTGATGCTGCCAGCACTGGCCACCACGCTGATCATGCGCGAGCCGCCAGTGCCGTTGCGCACCCAACTGTCAGCCGCACGTTACGGCTTCACGCACCAGTTGGCGTCGGTGTTCGTGCTCATTGTGTTGCTGGTCTCAGTACCGGCGATGTTTACCCAGCTTTACAACACCGACTTCGCCAGCGTGCTGTTCAACGGAACCAGCTGGATGGACCTGCTGCTGGAAGACCGGGCCTTCCTGCGCGCGATCCTCTACACACTCCTGACCTTCGCCTGCCTGTCTTCGATGGGCCGTCGTGGTCTGGCACCCGTACTGACGCCTATCAACGATTTCATCATGCGCTATCGCTGGCAGGCCCTGCTGCTGCTGGGCCTGATCGCGACCTATCGGATGTCGGATACGGTCATGGGCGTGATGGCCAACGTGTTCTACATCGACCAGGGCTTTACCAAGGACCAGATCGCCAGTGTCAGCAAGATATTCGGTCTGGTCATGACCCTGCTGGGCGCAGGTGCCGGTGGCTTGCTGATCGTGCGCTTCGGCATCATGCCAATCCTGTTCATCGGCGGCTTTACTTCGGCAGCGACCAACATCCTGTTCCTGCTGCTGGCGGACATGGGGCCGAATGTGAAGATGCTGATTCTGACTATCTCGCTGGACAACCTCAGTTCCGGACTGGCGACGTCGGCGTTCGTCGCCTACCTGTCGAGCCTCACCAACCTGAAGTTCTCCGCCACCCAGTACGCCTTGCTCAGCTCCATCATGCTGCTGTTGCCACGTCTGCTGGGCGGTTATTCTGGCGTGGTGGTGGAAAAGTTCGGCTACCACAACTTTTTCCTGATCACCGCCCTGTTGGGTATCCCGACACTGGTGATGATCATCCTGCAATGGAACAGAGAGCTACGCACGGCGAAGACCGAGGAGCCTAAAGAAGCGACCTCCATCGACCAGCCCTGA
- the groL gene encoding chaperonin GroEL (60 kDa chaperone family; promotes refolding of misfolded polypeptides especially under stressful conditions; forms two stacked rings of heptamers to form a barrel-shaped 14mer; ends can be capped by GroES; misfolded proteins enter the barrel where they are refolded when GroES binds) yields the protein MAAKEVKFGDAGRKKMLAGVNVLADAVKATLGPKGRNVIIEKSFGAPLITKDGVSVAKEIELKDRFENMGAQLVKDVASRANDDAGDGTTTATVLAQAIVNEGLKAVAAGMNPMDLKRGIDKATIAIVAELRKLSKPCTDTKAIAQVGTISANSDHSIGDIIAEAMEKVTKDGVITVEEGSGLENELSVVEGMQFDRGYLSPYFINKPDTMVAELDSPLLLLVDKKISNIREMLPVLEAVAKAGRPLLIVAEDVEGEALATLVVNNMRGIVKVAAVKAPGFGDRRKAMLQDIAVLTGGTVISEEIGLSLETTTLEHLGNAKRVILNKENTTIIDGAGVKTDIDSRISQIRQQIGDTSSDYDKEKLQERLAKLSGGVAVIKVGAGSEVEMKEKKARVEDALHATRAAVEEGVVPGGGVALVRSLQAIEGLKGDNADQDVGIALLRRAVEAPLRQIVANSGDEPSVVVDKVKQGSGNYGYNAASGEYGDMIEMGILDPAKVTRSALQAASSIASLMITTEAMIADVADDKAAGGGMPDMGGMGGMGGMM from the coding sequence ATGGCTGCTAAAGAAGTTAAGTTCGGCGATGCTGGCCGTAAAAAAATGCTCGCCGGTGTAAACGTCCTGGCTGACGCAGTAAAAGCGACTCTGGGCCCTAAAGGCCGTAACGTCATTATCGAAAAAAGCTTTGGCGCTCCACTGATCACCAAAGACGGTGTGTCGGTTGCCAAGGAAATCGAACTCAAAGACCGTTTCGAGAACATGGGCGCGCAGCTGGTCAAAGACGTTGCCTCCCGTGCCAACGATGACGCTGGTGACGGTACTACCACTGCGACCGTTCTGGCTCAGGCCATCGTCAACGAAGGCCTGAAGGCTGTCGCTGCCGGCATGAACCCGATGGACCTCAAGCGCGGCATCGACAAGGCGACCATCGCCATCGTTGCAGAGCTGAGAAAGCTGTCCAAGCCTTGCACCGACACCAAGGCAATTGCCCAGGTCGGCACCATCTCGGCCAACTCTGATCACTCCATCGGCGACATCATTGCCGAAGCCATGGAAAAAGTGACCAAAGACGGTGTTATCACTGTTGAAGAAGGTTCGGGCCTGGAAAACGAGCTGTCTGTTGTAGAAGGCATGCAGTTTGACCGTGGTTACCTGTCCCCGTACTTCATCAACAAGCCGGACACCATGGTTGCCGAGCTGGACAGCCCGCTGCTGTTGCTGGTCGACAAGAAGATCTCCAACATTCGCGAAATGCTGCCGGTTCTGGAAGCAGTCGCCAAGGCTGGTCGTCCTCTGCTGATCGTGGCTGAAGATGTTGAAGGCGAAGCGCTGGCAACTCTGGTTGTCAACAACATGCGCGGTATCGTCAAAGTTGCAGCCGTCAAGGCTCCAGGTTTTGGCGATCGTCGCAAGGCCATGCTGCAGGACATCGCTGTTCTGACTGGCGGTACCGTCATCTCCGAAGAGATCGGTCTGAGCCTGGAAACCACTACCCTGGAACACCTGGGTAATGCCAAGCGCGTCATTCTGAACAAAGAAAACACCACCATCATCGATGGTGCTGGCGTCAAGACCGACATCGACTCGCGCATCTCCCAGATCCGCCAGCAGATCGGCGACACCAGCTCGGACTACGACAAGGAAAAACTGCAAGAGCGTCTGGCCAAGCTGTCGGGCGGCGTTGCAGTGATCAAGGTCGGTGCTGGTTCCGAAGTTGAAATGAAAGAGAAGAAAGCCCGCGTTGAAGACGCCCTGCACGCAACCCGCGCAGCCGTTGAAGAAGGCGTGGTACCTGGCGGTGGCGTAGCGCTGGTTCGCTCGCTGCAGGCTATCGAAGGTCTGAAAGGCGACAACGCCGATCAGGACGTCGGTATCGCTCTGCTGCGTCGTGCAGTTGAAGCACCTCTGCGCCAGATCGTTGCCAACTCCGGTGACGAGCCAAGCGTTGTTGTCGACAAGGTCAAGCAGGGTTCGGGTAACTACGGTTACAACGCTGCTTCGGGCGAATACGGCGACATGATCGAAATGGGTATCCTCGACCCGGCTAAAGTGACTCGCTCTGCTCTGCAGGCGGCGTCCTCCATCGCCAGCCTGATGATCACCACCGAAGCGATGATCGCTGACGTGGCTGACGACAAGGCCGCTGGCGGCGGCATGCCGGACATGGGCGGCATGGGTGGTATGGGCGGCATGATGTAA
- a CDS encoding class I SAM-dependent methyltransferase yields MSERIELEFSRKYDKDHARQYLEKHQDGLWRKLSHYRDEQLARKALHMAGDPGLVLDLPCGAGRFWPLLAEKPNRTIIGADNSADMLATACASQPGDVVKRVQPLQTSAFAIDLPDNSVDSIFCMRLLHHVGQASDRMALLREFQRVTRDSVIISLWVDGNFKAWKRERLEKQRLQKNGQESYQNRFVLPVATAETEFEQAGFRIQNRMDFLPMYAMWRVYVLRKR; encoded by the coding sequence ATGAGTGAGCGCATAGAACTAGAGTTTTCCCGGAAGTACGATAAAGATCATGCTCGTCAATATCTTGAGAAACATCAAGACGGTCTATGGCGCAAGCTGTCGCACTATCGCGATGAGCAGTTGGCGAGAAAAGCCCTGCACATGGCGGGTGACCCGGGTCTGGTTCTGGATTTGCCTTGCGGTGCAGGGCGTTTTTGGCCGCTCCTCGCCGAAAAGCCCAACCGGACGATCATCGGTGCCGACAACTCTGCTGACATGCTCGCCACAGCCTGTGCGTCGCAACCGGGAGATGTTGTAAAAAGGGTACAACCCTTGCAGACATCTGCTTTTGCCATTGATCTGCCTGATAACTCGGTAGACAGCATTTTTTGTATGCGTCTGTTGCACCATGTCGGCCAGGCCAGTGATCGAATGGCTCTATTGCGTGAGTTTCAACGCGTTACCCGTGACAGCGTAATTATTTCGCTATGGGTCGACGGCAACTTCAAGGCATGGAAGCGCGAACGTCTGGAGAAACAGCGTTTGCAAAAAAACGGGCAGGAAAGTTACCAGAATCGTTTTGTGTTACCCGTAGCAACCGCAGAAACCGAATTTGAGCAGGCCGGATTTCGCATTCAGAACCGAATGGATTTCCTGCCGATGTACGCCATGTGGCGTGTCTATGTCTTACGAAAAAGGTAA
- a CDS encoding FxsA family protein: MRVFLLLFLLFPVLELFLLVRVGMSIGFLWTFLLVVATSMLGLFVMRVAGFATALRARESLARGELPAQEMLEGLMVAVGGGLLLLPGFISDILGVICLLPITRRLLISKVRQRAEAQAMRQRAFADDLQTPANHGPASRPGAIHQATRDPDVIEGEFEHRDK, from the coding sequence ATGCGTGTTTTTTTACTGCTGTTTTTATTATTCCCGGTTCTTGAGCTGTTTCTGCTGGTTCGGGTCGGGATGTCCATCGGCTTTCTCTGGACGTTCCTGCTGGTCGTCGCGACGTCCATGCTCGGGTTGTTCGTGATGCGTGTGGCCGGGTTTGCAACGGCACTGCGTGCGCGCGAAAGCCTGGCGCGCGGCGAATTGCCTGCTCAGGAAATGCTCGAGGGTCTGATGGTTGCCGTGGGTGGTGGTCTGTTGCTGCTGCCCGGCTTCATCAGCGACATTCTGGGCGTGATCTGTCTGTTGCCGATAACCCGCCGTCTGCTGATCAGCAAGGTGCGGCAGCGCGCCGAGGCTCAGGCAATGCGTCAGCGCGCGTTCGCGGATGATTTGCAGACCCCGGCCAATCATGGGCCTGCAAGCCGCCCCGGAGCGATTCATCAAGCGACCCGCGATCCCGATGTCATCGAGGGCGAGTTCGAACACCGCGACAAGTGA
- a CDS encoding DUF481 domain-containing protein produces the protein MLSRTLLCLAITAVSTPLLADTVWLKNGDRLTGTIKVFDGGKLLLQTEYGGAIALDWKQVKTLKSDQPLLVKQDEHTGEVAKSLQAADDGKVVLANGEAPKTVELASIQQIIKPKPVITDLVWKGNIDAALDFQQAENDTDDYNVSFKTSARHGDWRHNAKGDYNRETTDEVVGTDNWSAEYSLDRFLTEKFFWDGRISYKRDKVEDLSRQRVVGTGPGYQLWDDELGAFKVGALLNRTDFEFSNDQKENFYSVAGTWDYNRYLIGKKVEFFTNGELGKPLSGVADYSLDVEAGLRYKVTEWASLNLKAEKNVISGSDNGDVDKTRYTAGFGVSW, from the coding sequence ATGTTGTCCAGAACCTTGCTGTGCCTTGCAATCACCGCCGTATCCACTCCGTTGCTTGCCGATACCGTCTGGTTGAAGAATGGCGATCGGCTGACCGGCACCATCAAAGTGTTCGATGGCGGCAAGTTGCTGCTGCAGACCGAATACGGTGGCGCTATCGCGCTGGACTGGAAACAGGTCAAGACCCTGAAAAGCGACCAGCCTTTGCTGGTCAAGCAGGATGAGCACACCGGCGAAGTCGCCAAGTCGTTGCAAGCTGCCGACGACGGCAAGGTGGTGCTGGCCAATGGCGAGGCACCGAAGACGGTCGAGCTGGCCAGCATTCAGCAGATCATCAAGCCGAAGCCGGTCATCACCGATCTGGTCTGGAAGGGCAATATCGATGCCGCGCTGGACTTCCAGCAGGCCGAAAACGATACTGATGACTACAACGTCTCCTTCAAGACGTCGGCTCGGCATGGTGACTGGCGTCATAACGCCAAGGGCGATTACAACCGCGAGACTACGGATGAAGTGGTCGGCACCGACAACTGGAGCGCCGAGTACTCGCTGGACCGCTTCCTGACCGAGAAATTCTTCTGGGACGGCCGCATCAGTTACAAGCGCGACAAGGTAGAAGACCTCTCCCGTCAGCGCGTTGTGGGTACCGGTCCTGGCTACCAGTTGTGGGATGACGAACTGGGTGCCTTCAAGGTCGGTGCGTTGCTGAACCGTACAGACTTCGAATTTTCCAATGACCAGAAGGAAAACTTCTACTCTGTTGCCGGCACCTGGGACTACAACCGCTACCTGATCGGCAAGAAAGTCGAGTTCTTCACCAACGGCGAGCTGGGCAAACCGTTGAGCGGTGTGGCTGATTACTCGCTGGATGTCGAAGCGGGCCTGCGTTACAAGGTGACCGAGTGGGCCTCGCTCAATCTGAAAGCCGAGAAAAACGTTATCAGCGGTTCGGATAATGGCGATGTCGACAAGACCCGTTACACCGCTGGCTTCGGCGTAAGCTGGTAA
- a CDS encoding co-chaperone GroES, producing the protein MKLRPLHDRVVIRRSEEETKTAGGIVLPGSAAEKPNRGEIVAVGTGRVLDNGEVRALAVKVGDKVVFGPYSGSNTVKVDGEDLLVMSENEILAVVEG; encoded by the coding sequence ATGAAGCTTCGTCCTCTGCATGACCGCGTCGTAATCCGTCGCAGTGAAGAAGAAACGAAAACTGCCGGCGGTATCGTTCTGCCAGGTTCGGCTGCTGAAAAGCCTAACCGTGGCGAGATCGTTGCTGTGGGTACCGGCCGCGTGCTGGACAACGGTGAAGTGCGTGCGCTGGCTGTGAAAGTGGGTGACAAGGTTGTGTTCGGCCCTTATTCCGGCAGCAACACAGTGAAAGTTGATGGCGAAGACCTGCTGGTGATGAGCGAGAACGAGATTCTTGCTGTTGTCGAAGGCTGA
- a CDS encoding SDR family oxidoreductase, which translates to MELKGKLIIITGGCQGLGRAMAEYLAGKGANLALLDLNQEKLDQAVAACEALGVKARAYLCNVANEDQVVDTVDKVAEDFGAIHGLVNNAGILRDGLLVKVKDGVMTKLSLAQWQSVIDVNLTGVFLCTREVAAKMIEQKSQGAIINISSISRAGNIGQTNYSAAKAGVATATVTWARELARYGIRVAGVAPGFIETEMTGGMKPEALEKMTSAIPLKRMGKPDEIAHSVAYILENDYFSGRILELDGAMRI; encoded by the coding sequence ATGGAATTGAAAGGCAAGCTGATAATCATCACCGGCGGATGCCAGGGCTTGGGCAGAGCCATGGCCGAGTATCTGGCCGGCAAGGGCGCGAATCTGGCGCTGCTGGACCTGAATCAGGAGAAGCTGGACCAGGCCGTCGCGGCCTGTGAGGCGCTGGGCGTCAAGGCTCGCGCTTATCTGTGCAACGTCGCCAACGAAGATCAAGTCGTTGATACGGTCGACAAGGTCGCTGAGGACTTCGGTGCCATTCACGGTCTGGTCAACAACGCAGGCATCCTGCGTGACGGCCTGCTGGTCAAGGTCAAGGATGGCGTCATGACCAAGCTGAGCCTTGCGCAATGGCAGTCGGTCATCGATGTCAACCTGACCGGTGTCTTTCTGTGTACACGCGAAGTCGCAGCGAAAATGATCGAGCAGAAGAGTCAGGGCGCGATCATCAACATCTCCTCGATTTCCCGGGCCGGAAATATCGGACAGACCAACTATTCAGCCGCCAAGGCCGGTGTCGCTACAGCGACTGTCACATGGGCGAGGGAACTGGCGCGCTACGGCATTCGCGTGGCGGGCGTAGCGCCGGGGTTCATTGAAACCGAGATGACTGGCGGCATGAAGCCCGAGGCACTGGAAAAAATGACCTCAGCAATACCGCTCAAACGCATGGGCAAGCCGGACGAGATTGCGCACTCGGTGGCTTATATTCTGGAGAATGATTATTTCAGCGGACGCATCCTGGAGCTGGATGGCGCGATGCGCATTTAG
- a CDS encoding mechanosensitive ion channel family protein, producing MDLNAEVGHLWQASQAWIPMIMEYGSRLLLALVTLCLGWWLINRLTGKLGALLALRHADLALQGFVSNLANVILKILLVVSVASMIGVETTSFVAAIGAAGLAIGLALQGSLANFAGGVLILLFRPFRIGDWIEAQGVSGTVDNIQIFHTVLRTGDNRTVIIPNGNLSNGIITNTNRQPTRKITFDIGVSHDADLRKALQVLLDMADDPRVLKDPAPQAVVAALGENAITLSLRVWTSTGDMGDVTSMFNIEARDRLKDAGIEIPLPQRIVRMVQE from the coding sequence ATGGATTTAAACGCTGAAGTCGGTCATCTGTGGCAAGCGTCGCAGGCGTGGATTCCGATGATCATGGAATACGGCAGCCGTTTGCTGCTGGCCTTGGTAACACTGTGCCTGGGCTGGTGGCTGATCAACCGGCTGACCGGCAAACTGGGTGCTTTGCTGGCATTGCGACACGCCGACCTGGCCTTGCAGGGCTTTGTCAGCAACCTGGCGAACGTCATTCTGAAAATCCTGCTGGTGGTCAGCGTCGCGTCGATGATCGGCGTCGAAACCACCTCATTCGTGGCCGCAATCGGTGCTGCCGGTCTGGCCATCGGTCTGGCTCTGCAGGGCAGCCTGGCGAACTTCGCGGGCGGCGTGCTGATTCTGCTGTTTCGCCCGTTCCGCATCGGTGACTGGATCGAGGCCCAAGGGGTATCGGGAACCGTCGACAACATCCAGATCTTCCACACCGTGCTGCGCACCGGCGACAACCGCACCGTGATCATTCCCAACGGCAACCTGTCCAACGGCATCATCACCAACACCAACCGTCAGCCAACCCGCAAGATCACCTTCGACATCGGTGTCAGCCACGATGCAGACTTGAGGAAAGCATTGCAGGTCCTGCTGGACATGGCCGACGACCCGCGCGTGCTGAAAGACCCAGCCCCGCAGGCCGTGGTGGCCGCGCTCGGCGAGAACGCGATTACCTTGTCATTGCGGGTCTGGACCAGTACTGGCGACATGGGCGATGTGACGTCGATGTTCAACATCGAAGCGCGCGACCGCTTGAAGGACGCGGGCATCGAGATCCCACTGCCGCAGCGGATTGTGCGGATGGTTCAGGAGTAA
- a CDS encoding sensor histidine kinase, protein MEFKQSLAQRIIIAFALMSALVAGSFAIGIISTVHLVEEKLISAGLGGDLNRLMLMDSVSDWSHRPKPDQLFYFSNGPGDFDLPKDLRHLEPGFHEVFRGPLSYHAMIEVVDGRHYALLQDQSDFEERERVLFAVVLVGFVLALALAVFLGWVLARRVMAPVVRLARQVRHRDQLLGLAPPLAPDYAADEVGELAVAFDATLGRLRQALIRERMFTSDVSHELRTPLMVLASSCELLLENPALDQRARRQVERIGRACEEMRDLVQTFLMLARTQREDPAMTPKATLVGVAEQLISQWRDPIESKGLTLTYNPPPEDQLSDIRYNATFLHAVMGNLLRNALHYTDEGFIVLTLQAESFTVEDSGVGIPEEKREAMFEPFVRGNEQRGEGLGLGLSLVQRICVNQGWSVELSPMEPHGCRFSVTLNVTKA, encoded by the coding sequence ATGGAGTTTAAACAGAGTCTTGCCCAACGGATCATCATTGCCTTCGCATTGATGAGTGCACTGGTCGCCGGGTCGTTCGCCATTGGCATCATCTCCACCGTCCATCTGGTTGAAGAAAAACTGATCTCTGCAGGCCTCGGTGGCGACCTCAATCGCCTGATGCTGATGGACAGCGTCAGCGACTGGAGCCACCGGCCCAAGCCTGACCAGCTGTTCTATTTCAGCAACGGTCCTGGCGATTTCGATCTGCCCAAGGACCTTCGGCATCTTGAACCGGGCTTTCACGAGGTTTTTCGCGGGCCATTGTCCTACCACGCCATGATTGAAGTGGTGGACGGTCGGCATTACGCGCTGCTTCAGGATCAAAGCGATTTCGAAGAGCGCGAGCGCGTCCTGTTCGCCGTTGTGCTGGTGGGTTTTGTGCTGGCTCTGGCATTGGCGGTGTTTCTCGGCTGGGTACTGGCGCGTCGAGTCATGGCACCGGTCGTGCGTCTCGCGAGGCAGGTGCGGCACCGTGACCAGCTTCTGGGGCTTGCGCCGCCACTGGCACCCGACTACGCCGCCGACGAGGTGGGTGAGTTGGCCGTGGCGTTCGACGCAACGCTGGGGCGCCTCAGACAGGCGCTGATCCGTGAGCGCATGTTTACCAGCGATGTGAGTCATGAACTGCGGACGCCGTTGATGGTGCTGGCCAGTTCCTGCGAGCTGTTGCTGGAAAACCCTGCGCTCGACCAGCGCGCGCGCCGACAGGTCGAACGTATCGGCCGTGCCTGTGAAGAAATGCGCGATCTGGTACAGACCTTCCTCATGCTCGCTCGCACCCAGCGTGAAGACCCGGCCATGACGCCGAAAGCCACCCTGGTAGGTGTTGCCGAGCAACTGATCTCCCAGTGGCGAGACCCTATCGAGAGCAAGGGCCTCACGCTGACCTACAACCCTCCGCCCGAAGACCAGCTGTCCGACATTCGCTACAACGCGACTTTCCTGCACGCGGTCATGGGCAACCTGCTGCGCAACGCCCTGCACTACACAGACGAAGGGTTCATTGTGTTGACCTTGCAGGCTGAAAGCTTCACGGTCGAGGACAGTGGGGTCGGCATTCCCGAAGAAAAGCGCGAGGCCATGTTCGAGCCGTTTGTGCGTGGCAACGAGCAGCGTGGCGAAGGGCTGGGTCTTGGTTTGTCGTTGGTCCAGCGTATTTGTGTCAACCAGGGCTGGAGCGTGGAACTGAGCCCGATGGAGCCCCATGGTTGCCGGTTCAGTGTGACCCTGAATGTGACCAAGGCCTGA
- the colR gene encoding two-component system response regulator ColR, translating into MRILLVEDNRDILANMADYLGMKGYTVDCAQDGLSGLHLAATEHYDLIVLDIMLPGIDGYTLCKRLREDARRDTPVIMLTARDQLDDRLQGFRSGADDYLLKPFALSELAARIEAVLRRAQGGGRRTLQVGDLIYDLDTLEVTREGRMLKLNPVGLKLLAVLMQKSPHVLRREILEEALWGDDCPDSDSLRSHVHQLRQVIDKPFAKPLLQTVHGVGYRLAEGRDGV; encoded by the coding sequence ATGCGAATTCTTCTGGTTGAAGACAACCGCGACATCCTGGCGAACATGGCCGATTACCTGGGCATGAAAGGCTACACCGTCGACTGCGCCCAGGATGGCCTCTCAGGACTGCATCTGGCAGCCACCGAGCATTACGACCTTATCGTGCTCGACATCATGCTGCCGGGCATTGACGGCTACACGCTGTGCAAGCGCCTGCGCGAGGACGCTCGTCGCGATACGCCGGTCATCATGCTTACCGCCCGCGACCAGCTGGACGACCGTCTGCAAGGGTTTCGCTCGGGGGCCGACGACTACCTGCTCAAACCCTTTGCCCTGTCAGAGCTTGCCGCCCGTATCGAAGCCGTATTGCGTCGCGCGCAGGGCGGCGGGCGGCGTACCTTGCAGGTCGGCGATCTGATCTACGACCTCGACACGCTTGAGGTCACCCGCGAAGGTCGCATGCTCAAGCTCAACCCGGTCGGGCTCAAGCTGCTGGCCGTGCTGATGCAGAAAAGCCCGCATGTGCTGCGCCGCGAGATTCTTGAAGAAGCGTTGTGGGGCGACGATTGCCCGGACAGCGACAGCTTGCGCAGCCATGTGCACCAATTGCGTCAGGTGATCGACAAACCGTTCGCCAAACCGCTGTTGCAAACGGTGCATGGTGTGGGCTACCGCTTGGCCGAGGGCCGGGATGGAGTTTAA
- a CDS encoding phosphatase PAP2 family protein, translating to MSKTALPYSRSLNPWIYLGIPIAVAIALILLELTPLDMDIAKMVYDPVSGEFIGRHSYFLEDVLHDRAKQMVMAFGALAIIGFAASFKVERLIPWRRELGCLVLSMALSTAFVTPVKVVTSVQCPWSLKEFGGQETYSELLSTRPATDKPGRCWPGGHAATGFTLFALFFMLRDRRPRLAKAGLALAFGLGSIFSIGRMLQGAHFFSHNIWTAVFCWLICLGVYYFVLYRPAPKQVANAQTQAVR from the coding sequence ATGTCGAAAACTGCCCTTCCCTACTCTCGTTCGCTCAATCCCTGGATTTACCTGGGTATCCCTATCGCTGTTGCGATAGCGCTGATACTGCTCGAACTAACCCCGCTGGACATGGACATTGCCAAAATGGTCTACGACCCCGTCAGCGGCGAGTTCATCGGCCGGCACAGTTACTTTCTCGAAGATGTCCTGCATGACCGCGCCAAACAGATGGTCATGGCCTTCGGTGCGCTGGCCATCATCGGTTTTGCTGCGTCATTCAAGGTAGAACGGCTGATTCCATGGCGCAGAGAGCTGGGGTGCCTTGTGCTGTCCATGGCCCTTTCAACTGCCTTCGTTACTCCTGTAAAAGTGGTGACTTCGGTGCAGTGCCCCTGGAGCCTGAAAGAGTTCGGCGGCCAGGAAACCTACAGCGAGCTGTTGAGCACACGTCCAGCCACCGACAAACCAGGGCGCTGCTGGCCCGGCGGCCATGCGGCTACCGGTTTCACCCTGTTCGCACTGTTTTTCATGCTTCGTGATCGTCGCCCTCGGCTGGCAAAAGCAGGGCTGGCACTGGCTTTCGGCCTGGGGTCGATATTTTCCATTGGCCGTATGCTGCAAGGCGCGCACTTCTTTTCCCATAACATCTGGACGGCCGTGTTCTGCTGGCTGATCTGTCTGGGAGTTTATTATTTCGTGTTGTATCGGCCAGCACCGAAGCAAGTCGCGAATGCGCAAACTCAAGCGGTTCGCTGA